TTACACAGTTGTGTGATGATTGACTATTTATAAGCCTCTCCCCCACCATATCCTGAGCTTCTTGAGAAGAGAATGCTCATCTCAGCCCCTGGAAAATAGCTAGCAAGGGTAGATGCTTGGTAATGTTGATATTAATCTATTCATTGATAACTAAATCTAAGTGTTCCTTTTGCGTAAGCTTAGGCTGTGTGATTTCgtttgaggaagaaaagaatgaaaggataGGTAGTAAGATAGTTACCAAAACTTTGGTAAGGGTTGCATTTTGACtctaaatgataaattataacaGATTATTTCAGAACCTTATAAAGGAGCAGTTTAAGGCCCAGGAAGGTGAAGTGAGGCGCCCAAGTTCATGTAGTCAGATAGGGATGGATTGAGGATCAGAATCTAGGTCTTCTGCCTCCCACTGCTTTCTCCCTTTAAATACATACCCTGAGTAGTTAAATTGGTTACAGCCTATGCTGACGAAGCAAAGCCAGGATCAATACATCAGTGAGCCATTTGCTTTGCCAAGTTCCATAAACTATACGTAGATGCCAGTGTTCCCACTGGCAATAGGGAAAGCATATGGACAGGAAAGCATATGGccaatggaaaaccaactcaaagtcTGTGCTTTGCAGGTGGTGGTTCAGGGCACCATCTTTACCTAAGGAGGTTAACTGAACAAGCCCTGGGCCCATCAGattattatcatttctttgtttccagTTATTCCAGATACGCTCTCTGCTACCATGAGTTCTCAGACTCTCAGGAAAGAGGAAGGTGAGCCATTAGAACTCACCTGTGAGGCATCCAAAGCCACAGCTCAACATACTCACCTCTCTGTCACCTGGTACCTGACACAGGATGGAGGAGGAAGCCAAGCGACCAAGATTATTTCTCTCTCCAAAGACTTTATGCTGATCCCCGGGCCCTTGTATACAGAGAGGTTTGCAGCTGGCGACGTGAGGTTCAACAAGCTTGGGGCCACAACCTTCAGGCTATCCATAGAGAGGCTCCAGCCCTCCGATCAAGGCCAGCTATTCTGTGAGGCAGTGGAATGGATTCAGGATCCAGACGAAACCTGGACGTTCATCACGAAAAAGCAGACAGATCAAACCACTCTGAGGATTCAGCCAGCAGGTAATTATCTTCTTGGGAAATTCATTAATATAATACATTGGTAGTGGGTACttgtggtatatttttatttttttctaatcttttgttGGCTCTAAAAAATTGGCTAGAAAGTTTGAGTAAATTTTGGTTTTGTCATCTGGGAATCATAAGGGAGATGTAGGACATTCAGGTTGGGCTCTGTCCTTAGGTTTGACGTGAAATTAGACCTGCTAAACAGTTAGATCCATCCCACAAGCCAGCCATGGAAATAGTAGTGTTACCATTTCTGCCAGGCTGTGTTAGCACATTATCTACGTTACCTAACTTAGTGCTAACGATCACCCTATGAGGAAGTAGTTGACTCCccattttgaaaatgaggaacCTGAGCCTCAGACATGCTGGGCGCTCTGCCTAAACTCACCCACTGGTGAAAGGTGGGCTGGTGTTCAAAGGCAGGCCTGTCTCTCTCCAAAGCCTGCTCACCACAGACACCTAGGCCTCAAAGTAGCACCAGTTTCCAACATGAAGCCTCGTCTTTGTCAGTACTGGGATTTCCTTCCACCTGACCCCTTTTCCAACTTGGAATGGTGTCACTTTCCATGATCCATTGGCATTTTTGTCAAAGCAAGAGGAAAGACCTTGTCTGTGATTCCTGGTTTCTCTATACAGTCTTTGGTCCAATAGGAATGGGTTACTAAACCGTGTACTGTAAACCCATTGCTAAACTTCACCGGATCattgaagttttctttcttttttagaaagcATTCACAACTGTATACTTCATACATTTTTGCATACATTTTGCTTACTAGGTTTGCTCTCAGAAAACCATATATGCTGTCCTTGCCGGGTGATTTAAGGACTAGTCATGAGCAATTTTTACTCTAGGATTTTTTTGGCTTACCTGCCACTGTCGAACTGATCTCCCCCATAAAATGAGATCCCTATGGTATCCTCACAAGGGGTGTCATTTCTCCCTAGTCCTGAAAGGACACATGCGTGGGCTCTCTAAATACCTGTCTTGCTTTTGTTTCCCAGTGAGAGATTTTCAAGTCAATATTACAACTGACAGCTCGTTTGCTGAAGGGAAACCCTTAGAACTGGTTTGCCTGGTTGTGGGAAGTGGCCCCAACCCACAGCTTCAGAGCATTTGGTTCTTCAATGGGACTGAAATTGCCCACATGGATGCTGGTGGAGTCCTGGACCTGAAGAATGACTACAAAGAGAGAGCAAGTCAAGGGCAGCTCCAGGTTTCAAAGTCAGGCCCCAAGGCTTTCTCTTTCAAGATCTTCTCTGTGGGCCCAGAGGATGAAGGTGCCTACAGGTGTGAGGTGGCAGAGGTGGCAAGAAGTTGGATGGGCTCCTGGCAGGTGCTTCAGAGAAAGCAGTCTCCAGACAGCCGTTTGCACCTGAGAACGCCCGCAGGTATGTGAGGCTGGGACCAGGTACACATTGGGCTGCTTTCTGATCCCCTCCTTTGTTAGAAGAGGATGCTTTCATGGACACAGTGGACGTCTTCCAGAAGGGTCAGTGTCAATCAGATCACATTGGAGGTGACATGGAGTAAAACGAAGCACCCAACCAGCTGGAGACCTGAGTCCTATTCCTGAGCCACTAAGTGGGCCGTGACCACAGACACACCACTTCATGTCTCTAaatttcagcttcctcatctgtgaaattatGTCATGCAACTAGATGGGCCTTAAGTACCTCCTTGCTGTCTTCGATTCTttgattctaattattttttgttagttctgatttttatactttgggttTTTCTTAAAGCCGAGAACACCTGTATTAAACTGGGCTGGCATCTTTCAGTTGCCTTCTGTTAATGCCCTACTGTGTTAACCTGATATGGGAAATAACACTTAGTCATCATTCTGTCTCACAGAAGAGCATATATGCAACATGTAAGAAACAAAGAGTGATTGATAGTGGGCAGCCTCCATTCCCTGCGTTTTGCTGTGACGTGGGGAGATGCCCGTCCAAATGGTTCTGAGTGTCTGTGTGCCCCAAACTGAGAAAGCTACTCGGCTCACCTTTACTTTATGAAAGTTGAGTGACCTTAAACATGTTTGAATAATCAGTGCCTTTTATACGGAGAGAAAACAGCTAATATAAGGATTCTGTGAGCTGGGAattcaaaatctataaaaattaattgcccaaaagcaaaagaaaaaaaaaatttaaacgttttaaatttttgaaaaactaagCTAAAGATAAAGATATCCTTGATGCACTTACTCATTGGAGGCATCTCCAAAGATAGATGTGTTTCCCTTTCATGTTCTTCTCCATCACCCCATTTGCTAGGAATGAAGACACACAAGCTTTGGCCTGAGTGGCAGCCAGGAAGTGTGTTCATGTTAGTTTTCACACTAAACATTTGGTCTAACTTTCTAGGATTCGGGAAAAACAATGTAGGCGGGTTTACATATTTACACAGAGATCAATCTCTGCTTTGTGCATCTCAGCCTCCCCTGGAGCATATATGCAGCCTTTCTTAAAGCCATCGTGTGGGAACTGTGCCAAAGAGATCCCCAGATGTGTTTCAGGGTACATAGCTTATGATCCTGTAGATAGGGTCATCTTCCAAAACTCAAAATAGTTCTTCACATAGGTTAGAGTCTAGACTGGGCTTAATAGGTAGAAATAGGAAAAGTTACTGGCAAATTTATTAAGGATCCTGTTTAGCATTCTGTTTTGAAAGTCAGTCAAACTATTGAAGTAAGAGCAGAGTTTTATCACtctatgaatattttaaacagaaggGGGCAGCCACTACCACTGTGAATGTGTAACTTACACATACTTAATAAGTTTATTGCTTTTACCAAAAGGCAGTAATGACCACAATGAACTAAGgaaacctcatttttaaaaaaaaaacgatGTTAGTTGAAACTAATCGTAATGGTTATGTTAAAGTGGTGAGATTATGAGTAATACTTTCCTCTCTAATTTCTAAACTTCAGTTATGAGTctatttttaacttgaaaaaatcTAATTTGAAAGCAGATTTGGTAATTTTTCTTAACCCATTTATGGACATTAACCTTCATTCTGCCTTTGTaacttatgtgtatatatatatatacatatatgtatatatatatacataaaacagtCAAGACTGAATTCCTTTCTCAGCAGGGAAGAGCAATTTGCAAATTCATTTAGATCCTATTTAGATTTGTGATatccttctgttttgtttttctcttttgctttgaaTGGCCGCTGCTTTGGCCAGTGCCTCGCATTAAACACTAGTGCTAATAGCTAACCTTTACTGAGTACTTTCCCTGGCCATCCAAGCTAAGCCCTTGCGTGTATGCCGTTTGTTCAGTCCTCTCAACAATACAATAAGGTGAGTGctattattaccttcattttcacaggaaagaaaactgaggctcagacaggtcaAATATGTTGCCCAGGGTAATTCTGACTCCAGTGGCCTTGGCCTTAAACAGAGTGGTGGGCTGCCTAGGATGGACAAGCTCCTGATGTAGCTCCACATTGCCCAGAAAGCAGCCAGGGCAAAACctgtgtttgctgaatgaatgaagtgtttgttgaatgaatgtgtttgttgaatgaatgacttgaATTTCCCATCTAGGAGCCAAATTTACATTTATAGTTTTACACTATAATTTAGACATAAGGCTTTCCCTTTACCAAcagcatatatacacacacacatatatatgtgtatatatatatttatatgtgtgtgtatatgtacatatgtatgtgtgtagacacgatatatatgtatgtaaacaaatattttccctccaagtaactttttattgtgaacagagatataattaatgttttttcCCTGTTGAAAACACATACTAAACCAATTAGGATTGATTAGGAGAAGATAAGCAGGGAAAGGCAGTTTTCAACGCTGAAGGTCTGAattctaaaaaactaaaaatttaaataaacgtAGCTTTATTGCTTTTAGATTCATGCACCCACCCTAATTAATCTAACAAAATAGTAATATTATGAGATATTTGCCCTACTAGATATTCTTAAGGAAGGGCTGATTTaacaaactgattttttaaaaagcgcAAATTACAAATTGTTTAAGTGTAAATAGGTTCTCGGGATATTTATCTGCTGTCTTGTTTCCACTATTAAGATGTTTAGCAAATCTTTTGTCTGGGGGTGGTACAGGAAGAAACAGCCTGGTCTGATTTGTTACAAACTCGTCAAGTTCTAATTAGTGAGACTTCactgtattttggaaaatttttcatttacttaaaacgcttttttcttctataatctGAAATCCACAGCAAGAAGTGTGGTTATGTCTACTAAGAATAAGCAGCAAGCTGTGTGGGAAGGAGAGGCACTCATTCTTCTCTGCAAGGTGGGTGGACCTGAAAGTCCCCTGTCTGTGAACTGGTGGCACATCCCACAGGACCGGACACAGCCAGAGTTTGTGGCTGGCATGGGGCAGGATGGCATTGTGCAGCTGGGTGTCTCCGATGGGAGACCCAGTTACCATGGCAACACAAGGCTGGAGAAAGTGGACTGGGCCACCTTCCAACTGGAGATCACCTCCACCACCCTCCCAGACAGCGGCACGTACGAGTGCAGAGTGTCTGAGAGGACCCGGAACAAGGCCCGAGATCTGAGCTGGACCCAGAAGATTTCAGTTACTGTAAAATCTCTGGGTAAGTGTCAAAGAAATCCTTTTCTGAACCTGCACATCAGTCACTTCATTCTGCAGCGGAATGCAGTGGACCCCACGACACAGAGCACAGTCTCTGGCCACCACGTCTGCCAATTAATCTTTAaagtttattcatctttataaagATCAGCTTTAGAGTACAACTTGTAAGTTGTTGTTcaaggttaaaaacaaaatcctatgAGTTGGAGTCGACATATAGAACGTAGCTGAGCCTTATACATTCTGGCTTTTGAGAGCTGTGGCCCTGGGATTGCAGAGCCTCTTCCAGCACATGCAGCCGGGTTCTGATACTGAACCCAGCAGCGGGGGGTAAAGGAAGGAGGCCAGACGACTGGGTCCGGGGAGTGTTCCACCCACTCAGCAGCAGCTGTCTAAGCAGCAGACTGGAGAAACACTGCCTATTTGTTGTCGCTGCTGAGAACAGTCTTAGAAGAGGGTCAACTTTGCAAAATTGAGGTCAGAATTCAGGACAGGCTGTACTGTGAATCAACTTCAATCCCAAAAATATATGATACTCCAAATGTACAAATGCATGGTCCTAAGTGAAAAGGTGGTAACTAGCAAAACTTGAAAGTACTGTACTTTGATTTGGTAAATATATTAGGAATTATGTTTCATTTTCCTGTCCACAGAGTCCAGTTTACGAGTTAGTCTGATGAGCCGTCAACCACAAGTGAAGTTAGGTGACACCTTTGACCTGTCCTGCCTAGTACGGACCGGCTACTCTGACCTCAAGCTGCCACTCACTGTGACATGGCAGTTCCAGCCAGCTGGGGCGCAAGACTTTTATCAGCTTATTTGGATCACCCATAATGGCACTATTCAATGGGGGGATTTCCCATCCCAGTTCCAAAAGAAAACGAAGGTTTCACAGTTTTCATTTCGTTCTCAACTCCTGATCCATGATGCCACTGAGGAAGAGACAGGAGTGTATCGGTGTAAAGTGGAAGTTTATGACAGAAATTCCCTACACACCAATGGCCCTGCAAGGGCTTCTGTCATCTCTCACCCATTGAAGATAGCCATCACTTTACCGGGTAAGCATCACTTGAAATTAATCCctgattttttaaacaaaacaaaacaaaatcacattcTTCTCATTTTGggtaaattatagaaataaaacataaatagttCCTTCCTATGTTTGCACTGGCTAACTAAGCAACACTGGATGAGTGATTTCCAGGCTAACATTAGGTTAGTATGCATGGGATGGTCGTACTTGTAGTGAAAACATTGAAATACTTCCACACTGGCTAATAACTCCTGCTCCGTGCCCCTGCCCCAGTTTCCGGTGGGTTCTCACCACCCAGCGACTAAAGGATACCACGTGGCACAATAGGGGGCCTCTAGGACCTGGTCCCAGTGGAGAGGCAATCTTTCGGATTGCTCACTGCCCAGCTTTACCAGTTATTAAACATTCGCAAGGTCTCTCCTAGGGGCAGGGATAATGTAAATTCCATTAGAATACatttatctacttatttttaatgtgttactATATGAGTCAGAGAACTTATGATTATAGTCAAATATAATCTACCGCATCAATTGGTAACAAAGCATAGAGGTTAAAAGTGAGGCACCACGTAGGCAAAGTTCTGCTGTGTCATGTATCTCTTACGACAGAATTTTGAGAGACTTGGAAGTCACTTAGATCTGACGATCACTGGATAGCAGCATGACTGTGGACAAGTCCCTTAATCTGTCCAAGCCTtagttacctcatctgtaaattgtTGTTGTTCAGTTTAAACGTGGTGACATACATGATGTGCCCAGTGCAGTGCCTGACACACCAAGCTGATGCTCAAACATGGTAGTCGTCGTCACTGTCTCTGCTGCTGAGCAATGTCTTTGGTAATAGTGGTGACCTCCTTGTTTATTATTTCAGGCCTGAATTTACTTGTTCTCTCTGTGATATTTGCACTGGTATCCCCGATTCTTTCTTCTTGAAACTTCGTTTTTCCTTGGCCCTGTGACACAAGATTTTCTTGGTTTCCTTCCTAAAACTGACGGCGCCTTTTCATTCGTTTTTGCAGAATTCTCCTCCTCCATTGattgtttaaagaaaattgttCCTTTCGATTTCATCCTCAGCTTACTCTCTTCTTATTCTACACACTCTCCTGAGGTAGACTCATCTCTGCCCATCTATACAACCCATATGCTGACAACTCTCAAATCCGTTATCCCGAAAGATTTCTGTCTCCAGACTCATATATCCATCTGCCTCCAGGACATGTCTGCACTCACTATGTGAGAACATAAACTCACAATTATTATCCAAAGCTCCTTCTACATTGTTCCATATGTTTCTCTCATCATCGGCCAGTGACCCAAGTTAGAAACCTGAGCCATCCCCAACTCCTCTATATTCCCCTCATAGTCCAAACTCCTGCAATGTGACTTGTAAGGTCCTTTATAGTCTGGTACATTTGAATCTTTCCAACATCATCTTCTTCCACTTTCCATCTTGAATTtgagctccagccacactgaatAACTTGCAGTTCCTCAATACACCGTGTTCTCTCTCACTTTCAAAGTCTTTGGTCAAGTTGCTTCTTTTGTACAGAATTCCTTAGTCCCTTCTTCATCAGAGTGATTCCTATAAACCCTTAAGGCTTAGCCTGGAGTTACCGCCTCCAAGAGGTTGTCCCTCATATTTGGGTTAGGGTATCCTCCTGGGTGCACTGCTAACCACTTAGGCATACCTCCGGCAGACATGGGTGACATACTGCTGTGACCTCTAAGCCTTTGTCCCTGTATTTGTCTCTCCCTCTAGACTGTGAGGCACTAAGGGGAGGCATCCACAGAGCCTGGAATAGTCATAAGCACATAGTCATTAGCACATAATATAGTATGTTTGTTGAAGGAAGAATAAAGGGAGCTCCTGGTAACATCAATAAGCAATTACAGAAGTAGAATCAGTGATGTCAGCAAGAAGTGAGAATAAGATTTGGGAGCAAGTATTGTCACTCAACTTTCTGGCAAACCAGAAAAGCGGCTGGAATCACAGTTTACTCCATATCCATTGAACGTTCCCACAGCTGAGTGGCTGCAAAGACACATGGTTTTGAACTTTTTTCTGTCTTACTGGACCtttgcatcttatttttttttttagtttttaattattatgggtacataatagttgtatatattcatAGGGTACATGTagtgttttgatacaggcatacaatgtgaattaatccaatcagggtatccatcacctctggcatttatcatttctttgtgttaggaacattctaattctactcttttagttattttaaagtataccctaacttattgttgattatagtcactttgttgtactatcaaatattgttcattctatctaaccatatttttgcacccattaaccatcccacTTTATTCCCCCTCCTCACTACCCTTCTCAGTCTCTAGTAACCACCTACTCTccatctccatgagatcaattgtttttaatattcagttcCCACATATAAATAAGAACACGTGagacttgtctttctgtgcttggcttatttcacttaacataatgttctccagttccatccatgttgttgcaaatggaaggatttcattcttttttgtggctatatattaataatattccattgtgtatatgtaccacaaatttctttatctattcatccactggtagacacttaagttgattccaaatcttggctattgtgaataatgctgcaataaacacaggagtgcagatatctttttgacatactgaattcccttcttttggatatatacacagcagtgggattgtttggtcatatggtagttctattttcagctttttgaggaacctccatactgttctccatagtggtcatgctaatttacattcccaccaacagtgtacacggttcccctttctctacacccttgccagcattcattattgcctgtcttttttataaaagccattttaactggagtgaaatgatatctcattgtagttttgatttgcatttctttgatgactagtgatgttgagcatttacttgttggtcatttgtatatctttctttgagaaatgtctattcagattctttgcccatttttaattggattatttgactTTATcatattgagttgttggagctccttatatgttctagttattaatcccgtgtcagatgggtagtttgcaaatattttctcccattcggtcagttgtctgtttattttgttgattgtttcctttgctgagaCACATAGTTTTAATAGCccatgtacaatttttatttacccATGTTTGAAGGTAGATACAACTAGAGTTTGGTAAATTGTTAATACAGAAGTACTCTGAATACTGAGCACACAGACAAAGCATTAATAGGGCCACTTTCTCCTCAATTTGATACATGAAATGCTACAGAAGAAATGTCTGTGTTTAAATACTGAAGCATTATCATGTGGAAAAGAGATTGGGCTTTTCTCTCTGATACTTCCTCTACCACCCCACTTCCTGCCCAGCAAGGGTAGAACTAGGACCAGAGGATGGAAGTTATAAAGAGATAAAATTCAACTTGATATCATAAAGAATTCTCTCATGGCAGAGCTGTCCAAAGATTGAATAGGCTGTTTTGTCAGATAGTGAGCTGTTCAAAAGCTGAATGAACAGTCTGTAGGTCTACTGCAGAGGGAATTCACACATATGATGGCTGGAGGACATATTGCCCTAGTTGACCTCTATCGTCTCTACtaccttaaaattatattttctaccaAAGtaactgtttctattttttaatttagagagcAAGCTAGAAGTGAATTCAAGCAGTCAAGTCCAAGAGATATCCATCAACTCCAACACTGATATAGAATGTAGCATCCTGTCCCGGTCCACTGGAAACCTTCCGTTAGCCATTACTTGGTACTTTTCTCCCGTTTCCACTAGTGCATCCTGGCTGAGGATCCTGGAAATGGACCAAACCAATGTTGTAAAATATGGGGATGAATTTCATACTCCAcggagaaaacaaaaatttcacaCTGAGAAAGTTTCCCAAGACTTGTTTCAGCTGCACATTCTGAATGTGGAAGACAGTGATCAGGGAAAATATCACTGTGCTGTGGAGGAATGGCTCTTGTCTACAAATGGCACTTGGCTCAAGCTTGGAGGAAAGAAGTCAGGGCTAACAGAATTGAAACTCAAGCCCACAGGTAAACCTCGTGAGTGCATTCTCACACATCTTTCTGTAGGATTGCCATTTTCTCTTGGGTAGATGTTCTGTGAGGTGATCACGTGAAAGTAAAAATATGACCTAGTCATAGGAATAGAGTCCACCTACAAATGACTGCAGGACCCGGTAGCCCTCCAAAGGAGGGAGGTCACTTAAGGTGAATCAATCTTAGGTTTTGTGGAGCTCGGATAGGAACAAGATCCCTTTGACTGGTTTGCTTATCAGCCTGCAGCCTGGTCTAGGCAGCTACCCAGGGTGTCGTATCTCCAGATCTCTATAATAACAAGCTGTGTCATTCCAGTGGGGCTCTACTGTAATTTGGCAGAGAAAGAGTAATACGAAGCATATTTCTCCCACTGTGAACAGAAACTGTACAACTCTTTGGGGATGTGTGGAGAAATTGCTTTTCAACATTTAGCTGCCTAAACATAAGGCAAATAAGAGTAGTTAACTGTTGAAATGGCTTACTGAGGGAATCTCCTCTTCCTCAggagatctttaaaaatgtaatggaaCTTCCATCCATTTGCGCTAGTCTAAGAATGCTGCTGTCTAAATGTGGGCAGGGGTGATTAGGTCTCTCAGCATCAGTTAGGTCACCTCCAATGTTGATTAAAATTAACTGAATGTCACAGCCTAAGGTTCGGGAACCGGCCAAGAGCACAACGCAGATAAGTTGAACTCATTTGGTGCTTCAAATACTATGTTTAAGgtaacatcaaaaaataagaatataattgaTCATTACTATGTATTAGGCGATGACATGCAGAGATAAAGAAGGTGTCCCTCTTGCCCTAAGGGAGCACACCATCTGGTGGGGCAGCAGGGGCAAAACAGTAGCTTAGTATGGGGCCTCTGCCTGCCCCCCCCCGGGCACCCCTGCCTGTGTTCTTCAGGTCTCTTCTTTCCCTAATAAGTGTATGTGTTCCTCATGGGTAGAGCCTGGGCccacttttttcttattctctgctTTCCTCAGAACTTCTTAAACACTGCCCTGGTTTTGACTACCACCTTCAAGATGATAACTCTAAGTCTTTACGCTTAGCCCCAACCTCCTGAGCTCCAAGCCTTCAAACCCAGCTGCCTGCTGTACATTTCCACTTGGATGCCCCCAGAGACCCTCATGCTCAGCACGCCCCACATGGCATATCATCTCTGCCCACAAGACTCACTCATACTTCTGCATTCCCCACTGTGTGACTGGCATCCCTGTTTCCCAGCCGTCCCAGCCAAAATCGTGACAATATGTGCATGTCCCTTTTAAGGAGACAGACACTGCATACCTCAAGCCAGGGCTTCCCGTGTAGAAATGTGGGCTCAGTGCTGTAAGAACGTTTAGTATATTAAAAGCTTCC
Above is a window of Lemur catta isolate mLemCat1 chromosome 3, mLemCat1.pri, whole genome shotgun sequence DNA encoding:
- the CD101 gene encoding immunoglobulin superfamily member 2 produces the protein MAGISYVASFFLFLTKLCIGQREVTVQKGPLFRAEGYPVSIGCNVTGHQGPSEQHFQWSIYLPSAPTQEVQIISTKDAHFSYAMYAQRVRNGDIYVERVQGNAVLLHISELQMNDAGEYECHTPNTDGKYYGSYSAKTNLIVIPDTLSATMSSQTLRKEEGEPLELTCEASKATAQHTHLSVTWYLTQDGGGSQATKIISLSKDFMLIPGPLYTERFAAGDVRFNKLGATTFRLSIERLQPSDQGQLFCEAVEWIQDPDETWTFITKKQTDQTTLRIQPAVRDFQVNITTDSSFAEGKPLELVCLVVGSGPNPQLQSIWFFNGTEIAHMDAGGVLDLKNDYKERASQGQLQVSKSGPKAFSFKIFSVGPEDEGAYRCEVAEVARSWMGSWQVLQRKQSPDSRLHLRTPAARSVVMSTKNKQQAVWEGEALILLCKVGGPESPLSVNWWHIPQDRTQPEFVAGMGQDGIVQLGVSDGRPSYHGNTRLEKVDWATFQLEITSTTLPDSGTYECRVSERTRNKARDLSWTQKISVTVKSLESSLRVSLMSRQPQVKLGDTFDLSCLVRTGYSDLKLPLTVTWQFQPAGAQDFYQLIWITHNGTIQWGDFPSQFQKKTKVSQFSFRSQLLIHDATEEETGVYRCKVEVYDRNSLHTNGPARASVISHPLKIAITLPESKLEVNSSSQVQEISINSNTDIECSILSRSTGNLPLAITWYFSPVSTSASWLRILEMDQTNVVKYGDEFHTPRRKQKFHTEKVSQDLFQLHILNVEDSDQGKYHCAVEEWLLSTNGTWLKLGGKKSGLTELKLKPTGSKVHVSKVYRTENVTEHREVAIHCSLESLGSSASLYSVMWYWSRENSGNKLLMHLQHDGLLEYGEEGLRGHLHCYRASPTDFVLQLYHVGMEDAGMYWCRVTEWQLHGHPSKWVNHASDESQRMVLTVLPSEPTFPSRICSSAPLLYLLFICPFVLLLLLLLSLLCLYWKARELSALRFSAGREKALWVDLKETGSRTTHWKEEED